A genomic stretch from Aedes albopictus strain Foshan chromosome 2, AalbF5, whole genome shotgun sequence includes:
- the LOC115269186 gene encoding trypsin 3A1, with product MYSGISAVIALVFLSNSVYSFSLAFLDSYEDTNPVAPEFRTTLWESCLPVARIVGGQPAHITEAPYQVGIRLIRLPGHSPWRSSLVCGGSVIAPRLVLTAAHCFVRYRDPQLFKVTLGSTYRLVKTVGAEVRSIEKLILHPKFRLTPIILFDIALMVLDRRVEESRFIKFLELASKPAQENMSCMITGWGREDFWQPTKPRCMQKAYVPILNLTECRIRATLPIYDGFLCAGYYTGGVDSCSGDSGGPLVCDGVQYGIVSYGKDCAAVNNPGIYTDVYQNLEWIKKESVNWGRRWTPSLVLVLTNFIFIQLWH from the exons ATGTATTCTGGAATCAGTGCTGTCATCGCACTCGTTTTTCTCTCCAACTCAGTTTATTCATTCTCCTTGGCTTTTCTAGATTCCTATGAAGATACAAATCCAG TTGCTCCCGAATTCAGAACCACTTTATGGGAAAGCTGCCTCCCGGTGGCGCGGATCGTTGGTGGCCAGCCGGCCCACATTACGGAAGCACCCTACCAGGTCGGCATTCGACTGATCCGTTTACCGGGGCATTCGCCATGGCGGAGCAGTCTCGTCTGCGGAGGATCCGTCATTGCCCCCCGATTGGTACTCACGGCGGCACATTGTTTTGTGAGATATAGGGATCCTCAATTGTTCAAGGTGACCTTGGGTAGTACCTACCGGCTCGTGAAAACTGTCGGAGCTGAGGTGAGAAGTATCGAGAAACTGATACTGCATCCGAAATTCCGTCTGACACCGATTATACTGTTCGATATCGCTTTGATGGTGCTGGATAGGCGGGTGGAGGAGTCAAGATTCATCAAGTTTTTAGAGCTTGCTTCAAAGCCAGCTCAGGAAAATATGAGTTGCATGATTACCGGATGGGGTCGGGAGGACTTCTGGCAACCTACAAAACCCAGATGTATGCAAAAGGCTTATGTGCCAATTCTAAATTTGACTGAATGCCGTATTAGAGCCACGTTGCCCATTTATGATGGATTCCTCTGTGCCGGGTATTATACGGGAGGCGTCGATTCGTGCAGTGGAGACTCCGGTGGTCCTCTGGTTTGCGATGGAGTGCAGTATGGAATTGTTAGCTATGGTAAAGATTGCGCAGCGGTGAACAATCCTGGCATATATACGGACGTTTATCAAAATTTGGAATGGATCAAGAAAGAGTCTGTCAACTGGGGAAGAAGGTGGACTCCGTCGTTGGTGCTTGTtttaacaaattttatatttattCAGCTATGGCATTGA